In a genomic window of Pelodiscus sinensis isolate JC-2024 chromosome 32, ASM4963464v1, whole genome shotgun sequence:
- the LOC102443643 gene encoding butyrophilin subfamily 1 member A1-like: MKRRRFSGSNSSTGNISLLGYTLVFMSLLVHKLDSAHFSVIGPDQPLVATVGDEVVLACRLSPRMSAQNMEVRWYRGQFSSVVHLYREGKDQYVEQMSEYRQRTEFQAGDIADGSVALRIRDIRLSDAGLYMCFFRSEVSYQEAAMELRVAVSGTSPLISIEAYQDGGVRLVCRSGGWYPEPQSLWKGLQGQPLPSLPAKCIQDENSLFQTESVLIVTEKSNQNLTCAVRNSVLNQEGVSRVYLADAFFPKISYVTVIRLTLNLLVLAFFIPCAIYYLWKQSKDTDKLRSQLKSFEENQRFQVEKEKEHYLASFLLRKARRFSVNVTLDPTTAHPELWVSPDQKSVRYAGAAKEQPIDPDLVDSYRCVLGAQKFASGRHYWEVKLKKKTVWHLGVCADTDDREQYKSIEPENGYWAIRLWNREYKALSTPRTTITLEIKPERVGVFLDYEGEEVSFFSLPNGSHIYTFNRCVFGRRSLRPFFSPGIHGSKEDVPLIIFTIRDW, encoded by the exons ATGAAGAGGAGACGTTTTTCTGGCTccaacagcagcacagggaatATCTCCCTTCTTGGTTACACCCTAGTCTTCATGTCTCTGCTTGTTCACAAGTTGGACTCAG CACACTTTTCGGTGATTGGCCCGGACCAGCCTCTCGTTGCTACTGTAGGGGACGAAGTCGTCCTCGCCTGTCGCCTGTCCCCCAGGATGAGTGCCCAGAACATGGAGGTGCGGTGGTACCGGGGGCAGTTCTCTTCGGTTGTGCACCTGTACCGGGAAGGGAAGGATCAGTATGTGGAGCAGATGTCGGAATATCGCCAAAGGACAGAGTTTCAGGCTGGGGACATTGCTGACGGAAGCGTCGCCCTGAGGATACGCGATATCCGCCTCTCTGATGCGGGGCTGTACATGTGTTTCTTTCGATCGGAGGTCTCCTATCAAGAAGCGGCGATGGAACTACGGGTAGCAG TTTCAGGTACTAGTCCCCTGATCTCGATTGAGGCTTACCAGGACGGAGGCGTCCGACTGGTGTGCCGATCGGGAGGGTGGTACCCGGAGCCTCAGTCGCTGTGGAAAGGTCTCCAGGGCCAACCTCTTCCGTCCCTGCCTGCAAAATGCATCCAGGATGAAAACAGCCTGTTTCAGACGGAGTCTGTTCTGATCGTCACCGAAAAGTCCAACCAGAATCTGACCTGCGCCGTCAGAAACAGCGTCCTGAACCAAGAAGGAGTCTCGCGTGTTTATCTCGCAG ATGCTTTTTTCCCAAAGATCTCCTACGTGACTGTGATTCGCCTGACACTAAACCTGTTGGTTCTTGCTTTTTTCATTCCTtgtgctatttattatttgtggAAGCAAAGCAAAGACACAG ATAAACTGCGCTCACAGTTGAAAAGCTTTGAAG AGAACCAACGATTTCAAGTGGAGAAAGAGAAAG AACACTATCTTGCGTCATTCC TGCTCAGAAAAGCCCGAAGATTTTCAG TGAACGTGACTCTGGATCCCACAACAGCACACCCTGAACTCTGGGTGTCACCGGACCAAAAAAGCGTGAGATATGCAGGCGCAGCAAAGGAGCAACCTATCGATCCGGATCTCGTTGATTCTTATCGCTGTGTCCTCGGCGCTCAGAAATTTGCCTCTGGGAGACATTACTGGGAAGTGAAGCTTAAGAAGAAAACCGTGTGGCACCTGGGGGTTTGTGCTGACACAGACGACAGGGAGCAGTACAAAAGCATCGAGCCTGAAAACGGGTACTGGGCCATAAGGTTGTGGAACAGAGAGTACAAAGCCCTCTCCACGCCTCGGACAACAATCACCTTGGAAATTAAACCggagagggttggggtttttctGGACTACGAGGGAGAAGAAGTCTCCTTTTTCAGTTTGCCTAATGGATCCCATATCTACACTTTCAACAGATGCGTCTTCGGTAGGAGGTCACTCCGGCCTTTTTTCAGCCCAGGTATACATGGATCTAAAGAAGATGTTCCCCTGATCATCTTCACAATCAGAGACTGGTAA